The following DNA comes from Carassius carassius chromosome 41, fCarCar2.1, whole genome shotgun sequence.
AAGTGGGTTCCCTCTCGGGGAAAATCCTTTGGTCTTGAGCctccactgtaggggtctcatcaTTTGATTTGCTTTAAAATTAGTATTTTGTAGCTTTGTCTGCACTTGCATCACGTTTGTCTGTCATCTGTTACTGTGAATTTGGAACATTTTTAAAGTGCAAATTAAagtaatatatttctttaaagttttgaagaaaatgtaatgtatatatcATTTTGCTACATTACTATGCCGATAATGGCAATTTATcattacatttacagtacatttttaaatattcagatcATTACTTTGACTCTTCggtacacttaatttttttatttaacttttattgaaatatttgtacAGCTGGAACAAGAAAACAGTAACATGAAGTAACAGCCAGATCACTGGAACCACAGAAAGACAAAAAACACAACCAACAGAGATCAGCTTATTACATATTAATGACTTAAGACTTCATTTTCTTCATAAATTCTCAGAATGGTGCTTTAGTTAGAAGCGATAGTCCTTTCGATCCAGGAGCGCAGTTGGGAGATGCGGGCGTAGACTACAGGGAAACGGATGTCACAAGTGCTTGTTCCCCAGGTGAACGAGCCCACCAGAGACCAGACCCCTGAACGCTCACACACCAGAGGACCACCAGAATCACCCtgagaaaaaacacacatttgattTGAACAGCAGCAACACTGAGATGGTAATGTGTTTCTTAATCTATCTTCATATACCTGGCAAGATGAGGAACCAGAGGCTCCAGCACAGATCATAGCATCAGTGATAGTGTTCTGACCCCAGATCTGCTTGCACACAGCAGGACTTATGATGGGTACACCTGTCTGCTGTAGGATCAGTGGGCTcgctaaaagagaagaaaacgtGACAAATTGTCTTGCACAGTTAACAGATGTGTTGTTATTCTCtcagtatatttttgttttacagatgACTTACTTGTGGTGGCAGTTCTACCCCAGCCAGTGGTGAAGCAGCGGGTTCCAGGCAGGATGCTGAGGGTTGATGGAGCCAGACATACAGGAGAGATACGGGGAGTCAGTGTGACTGGAGACGACAGTTTCAGCAGAGCAATGTCATTGTTGATAGTCGTCCTGCTGTAGAGCGGATGGGTGATGACCTGAACATACAGAAAAGGGGGATCAATGCTGAAAGTTGCTTTTATGAATGGTGGACTAAGATATAAGATGACTTTCTTTCTGTTATTTTAACCCTtctgtttttaatcttttttcaaatacatactgtatgtgctgAGAATTTTAAGTGCGtgctaaaagttaattttggcGACTTTTAGGAGCTTATTAGAGAGAAATGACCTCAGAGCATCTATTttgaaaatgataataaaatattcataacttTTTTGTGAttctcactttttttatttttcagtgctttaaaatcaggtaagcaaataaaaaacacaactaTATAACTATCAATACATTAACCATTGTGTAACAGTTactcaaatatatttgaataaattgtGCATTTAGATCACTCCTTTGTATAAATgacaagaaattattattattattattattattattattattaaaaataataataataatacattttgtttaaattctTGAATGATTTGGGTATTTCAAGGATTTTGGGTAAGAAAAATGTTtgcttttaaaacaatataaacagtGAATATAGTAGGACTCATAAAGCATTGGTTGATCACTCATTTTGATTTCGTCTCTGATCAACTGAGATCAATAAACATTGTTACCTTGGAAACTAATTTGACCTGAATGGGTTCAACACTTGAGCCATGATCATGTTCTCCAAGAATGACGCGGTGATAGCCAACCCTAAAAGGATAAAGAAAAAGTCAATGGTTAAAAGAcagacaaaaattttttttagattgtttTCAGACTGAAGACTCTTACACGACAGCGCAGTGGGCAGCGGTGAGAACCCAGTTCTGGTTAATCAG
Coding sequences within:
- the LOC132123190 gene encoding chymotrypsin-like protease CTRL-1 isoform X1, whose translation is MTFTIFSITCFALVASALGCGVPAIKPQTIGSRIGIVNGQNAISGSWPWQVSLQLPSGFHFCGGSLINQNWVLTAAHCAVVVGYHRVILGEHDHGSSVEPIQVKLVSKVITHPLYSRTTINNDIALLKLSSPVTLTPRISPVCLAPSTLSILPGTRCFTTGWGRTATTTSPLILQQTGVPIISPAVCKQIWGQNTITDAMICAGASGSSSCQGDSGGPLVCERSGVWSLVGSFTWGTSTCDIRFPVVYARISQLRSWIERTIASN
- the LOC132123190 gene encoding chymotrypsin-like protease CTRL-1 isoform X2; its protein translation is MTFTIFSITCFALVASALGCGVPAIKPQTIGSRIGIVNGQNAISGSWPWQVSLQLPSGFHFCGGSLINQNWVLTAAHCAVVVGYHRVILGEHDHGSSVEPIQVKLVSKVITHPLYSRTTINNDIALLKLSSPVTLTPRISPVCLAPSTLSILPGTRCFTTGWGRTATTSNPLILQQTGVPIISPAVCKQIWGQNTITDAMICAGASGSSSCQGDSGGPLVCERSGVWSLVGSFTWGTSTCDIRFPVVYARISQLRSWIERTIASN